The following coding sequences lie in one Halomonas sp. 'Soap Lake #6' genomic window:
- a CDS encoding LysE family translocator, with protein sequence MFGTHDILLFIISGLLLNMIPGPDSVLIMARSATQGWRAGSAAALGIGSGTFVHIFAAAVGLSALLATSSTAFAVVKYIGAAYLLYVGISLIRSKKQRTSEFEKTLAAPPSLSYRRIFMQGFLTNVLNPKVAVFFLAFVPQFISPDSTNKALAFIVLGCIFNFNGMLWCHFLAISSAFASQRVQASETVALWLNRLIGGVFISFGIKLALAERS encoded by the coding sequence ATGTTCGGAACTCACGATATTTTGCTGTTTATTATTTCGGGGCTATTGCTCAATATGATCCCAGGCCCTGACTCCGTGCTTATAATGGCTCGTAGCGCAACTCAAGGCTGGCGGGCAGGCTCAGCAGCTGCGCTTGGCATTGGTTCTGGAACCTTCGTACATATTTTTGCAGCTGCAGTAGGTTTATCTGCCCTTCTTGCTACTTCCAGTACAGCATTTGCGGTTGTTAAATACATAGGCGCGGCTTATCTACTGTACGTTGGCATTAGCCTGATTCGGAGCAAAAAACAGCGAACAAGCGAGTTCGAAAAAACACTTGCTGCTCCACCATCGTTGTCTTATCGACGTATTTTCATGCAAGGGTTCTTAACAAACGTCCTTAATCCGAAAGTTGCAGTATTTTTTCTTGCTTTCGTACCCCAGTTCATTTCACCAGATTCTACCAACAAGGCCCTTGCTTTCATCGTGCTCGGATGCATCTTCAACTTTAATGGCATGTTGTGGTGCCATTTCTTGGCCATATCATCAGCATTTGCTAGTCAGCGCGTACAGGCCAGTGAAACTGTAGCTTTATGGTTAAATAGGCTTATCGGCGGAGTTTTTATTTCGTTTGGTATCAAGCTTGCTCTCGCGGAGCGAAGCTAA
- the ltrA gene encoding group II intron reverse transcriptase/maturase — translation MTQTKPFTIPKSLVYEAYKRVKANRGGAGIDGESLKAFEIDLSKNLYKVWNRLSSGSYMPPPVMRVEIEKADGGVRPLGIPTISDRIAQMVVKLQIEPLLESHFHKDSYGYRPGKSAHQALERVRTRCTRRAWVLDMDIQGFFDSIDRELLLKAVRKHIKERWRVLYIERWLNAPVQHKDGRLEYLQRGIPQGGVISPLLANLFLHYAFDAWVERHRGGIQFERYADDIVCHCASYHEAQRLRTVLERRFESCGLQLHPTKTKVVYCKGGFNRQSFPVVAFDFLGYTFRPRWIKTRRGDMGLYFLGGISQKAAKALRHEINRWPWSYWCHKELMDIRAYALSRLRGWYQYYGLFGKSIIRNVLFHFGKRLSRWGLKKYKKLKTLMQAAKRVNKVRRDYPWAFPHWRKVLLNS, via the coding sequence ATGACACAAACAAAACCTTTTACGATACCAAAATCACTTGTGTACGAGGCATATAAGCGAGTCAAAGCAAACCGAGGAGGCGCTGGCATTGATGGTGAAAGCCTAAAGGCTTTTGAAATCGATCTGAGTAAAAATCTGTACAAGGTTTGGAATCGCTTGTCATCGGGTAGCTATATGCCACCGCCAGTGATGCGTGTTGAAATTGAGAAAGCTGACGGAGGTGTGCGTCCATTAGGCATTCCGACCATTAGTGATCGCATCGCGCAAATGGTGGTAAAGCTACAAATAGAGCCTTTGTTAGAGTCCCATTTTCATAAGGACTCCTATGGCTATCGGCCTGGGAAGTCAGCTCATCAAGCGTTGGAGAGAGTAAGAACTCGCTGCACACGTCGAGCTTGGGTTCTGGATATGGATATTCAGGGCTTCTTTGATTCGATTGACCGTGAACTGCTATTAAAAGCGGTTCGCAAACACATCAAAGAAAGATGGCGCGTGCTTTATATCGAACGATGGCTAAATGCACCCGTACAACACAAGGATGGAAGACTCGAATACCTGCAACGAGGAATACCGCAAGGCGGTGTCATTAGTCCGTTGCTGGCCAATCTGTTTTTGCATTACGCGTTTGATGCTTGGGTAGAACGGCACAGGGGTGGCATCCAATTCGAACGCTATGCGGACGATATTGTGTGCCACTGTGCAAGCTATCATGAGGCGCAACGACTTCGCACAGTGTTGGAGCGGCGCTTTGAATCATGCGGTTTACAGTTACACCCAACGAAAACCAAAGTTGTGTATTGTAAGGGCGGATTTAATCGACAAAGTTTTCCGGTAGTGGCATTTGATTTTCTTGGTTATACGTTCAGACCTCGTTGGATTAAAACACGACGAGGCGATATGGGGCTGTATTTTCTGGGTGGCATCAGTCAGAAAGCCGCGAAGGCGTTGCGCCATGAAATCAATCGTTGGCCATGGTCGTATTGGTGTCATAAAGAGCTAATGGATATACGTGCCTATGCACTGAGCCGCCTGAGAGGGTGGTATCAGTATTATGGGCTGTTTGGGAAAAGTATTATCCGTAATGTACTGTTTCATTTTGGCAAGCGATTAAGTCGCTGGGGACTGAAAAAGTACAAGAAGCTCAAGACGCTGATGCAGGCTGCAAAACGAGTGAATAAAGTTAGGCGGGATTACCCTTGGGCTTTTCCGCACTGGCGTAAAGTATTGTTAAATAGTTGA
- a CDS encoding DUF3732 domain-containing protein: MKTLIYEIGVIDKQGNKHPVNFKKGLNVVTGKSSTGKSALIEIFDYCFGSGENTIPKGVITTSAAIYYVALSVNDQDMVVARDPDIATKAFFRRVESFSSEDIFRDYFNSTYFRPLDEFKKHLRDFFLDIDDVDESLAARATRRFNAKAATPSIRSFSSFMLQHQNLVANKHALFYRFDEKEKRDQAIDHTKIFLGLVDQKYFHLSQEKERLSADVRRLERQKETNKRTSENYKKNVGPVLSQLYALMGFKDEPISLEKVLRHPQDAKDQLDRIIVPEKINHNSDTATQYYNQLKLARNQKTAELRKLQRQAASINKHIQEEERFVDNVKKFSSPKHVHISASVCPFCHTEKDTLRESAEKLQQAITKVSGNLAQARPMKAKFESSLVDVQRNTEVISRELTALNQQITEIEKTEKQLAEQKSLYENILMQKAKLFMLLDTLNMADDVELEKQIKELNKQLTGINKELKKYDVKKGLENASVKVNGYMAEIGSHFEFEASYKPINLHFSFETFDLYHLSQENEKIYLRSMGSGANWLYCHVTLFLSLHKYFAELGDKCAIPSVLFLDQPTQVYFPNFNRDNSETFEEQKSQEAEQRKTLNVDQNIDEDIKAVENLFSQLSIYCNELEQKNGFSPQIIVTDHADNLTLSNGVSFESLVNGNRWRTRGLIHPTEE, translated from the coding sequence ATGAAAACATTAATTTATGAAATTGGTGTTATTGATAAGCAAGGAAACAAGCACCCTGTTAATTTTAAAAAAGGGCTAAATGTTGTTACTGGGAAGTCATCGACAGGTAAAAGTGCCTTAATTGAAATCTTTGATTATTGCTTTGGCAGTGGTGAAAACACCATTCCCAAAGGCGTTATTACCACGAGTGCAGCTATTTATTATGTTGCGCTTTCTGTTAATGATCAAGACATGGTGGTTGCGCGTGATCCTGATATCGCGACTAAGGCCTTCTTCCGTCGCGTTGAGTCGTTCAGTTCAGAGGATATTTTTCGCGATTATTTTAACAGCACCTATTTCCGCCCGTTAGACGAGTTTAAGAAGCATCTAAGAGACTTTTTCCTGGATATAGATGATGTGGATGAATCTTTGGCCGCCAGAGCCACTAGGCGGTTTAACGCTAAGGCGGCTACTCCATCTATACGCAGTTTTTCATCGTTTATGCTTCAGCATCAAAACCTTGTTGCCAATAAACATGCGTTGTTTTACCGATTCGATGAAAAGGAAAAGCGTGATCAGGCGATTGATCATACCAAGATATTTTTAGGTTTAGTTGACCAGAAATACTTTCATTTGTCACAAGAGAAAGAACGATTAAGCGCTGATGTCAGACGTTTGGAGCGTCAAAAAGAAACAAACAAACGCACCTCTGAAAACTATAAGAAAAACGTCGGCCCGGTTTTAAGCCAACTATATGCTTTGATGGGGTTTAAAGATGAGCCGATATCTTTGGAAAAGGTGCTACGCCACCCGCAGGATGCCAAAGACCAGTTGGACAGAATTATCGTACCTGAGAAAATCAATCATAATTCTGACACTGCCACCCAATATTACAATCAACTTAAGCTGGCGCGTAACCAAAAGACGGCCGAACTAAGAAAGTTGCAGCGCCAAGCTGCATCAATTAACAAACATATTCAAGAAGAAGAACGTTTTGTTGATAACGTGAAAAAGTTTAGCTCGCCAAAGCATGTCCATATATCCGCTTCAGTCTGCCCATTCTGCCATACTGAAAAAGACACATTGCGAGAAAGTGCAGAAAAACTACAGCAAGCCATCACTAAGGTGTCGGGTAACCTTGCGCAAGCACGTCCTATGAAAGCAAAGTTTGAATCGTCCTTGGTTGATGTGCAACGCAATACTGAAGTTATTAGTAGGGAGTTGACTGCGTTAAACCAGCAAATAACGGAAATTGAGAAAACAGAAAAGCAGTTGGCGGAACAAAAGAGCCTGTATGAAAACATTTTGATGCAGAAGGCCAAGCTGTTTATGCTTCTCGATACTCTCAACATGGCTGATGATGTTGAGCTTGAAAAGCAAATCAAAGAGCTAAACAAGCAGCTTACTGGTATCAATAAAGAACTTAAGAAATACGATGTGAAAAAAGGACTAGAAAATGCCTCTGTAAAAGTGAATGGATATATGGCTGAAATTGGCAGCCATTTTGAATTTGAAGCTAGCTATAAGCCTATTAATCTTCATTTCTCGTTTGAGACATTTGATCTCTACCATTTATCGCAAGAAAATGAAAAAATCTACTTAAGATCAATGGGTAGTGGCGCAAACTGGCTATACTGCCACGTAACATTATTTTTATCATTGCATAAATATTTTGCTGAGCTGGGTGATAAGTGCGCTATTCCATCGGTACTATTTCTTGACCAGCCAACCCAAGTGTATTTCCCTAATTTTAATCGAGACAACTCTGAAACTTTTGAGGAGCAGAAAAGCCAAGAGGCTGAACAGCGTAAGACGCTAAATGTTGATCAAAATATTGATGAAGACATCAAAGCTGTCGAAAATCTATTCAGCCAGCTCTCGATTTATTGCAATGAGCTTGAGCAGAAGAATGGTTTTAGTCCACAAATCATCGTGACTGATCATGCGGACAATTTGACGTTGTCAAACGGGGTGTCGTTTGAGTCTTTGGTTAACGGAAACAGATGGCGAACGCGCGGCTTAATTCATCCTACGGAAGAATAA
- a CDS encoding three component ABC system middle component encodes MSSIVDTLYELKYNPFEYGAHLASFYTATGESENNLLLAPLVIPLCSHPVFGQKLFNSNKRSTIWSVFDDRTKLYDLQERIHGFQALTEQCIQYCLINDWLSVNEQNLSILTCDGSDSAFTYQKSAEKLGRLFRGHSVVEIYAFLGVKPR; translated from the coding sequence ATGAGCAGCATCGTCGATACCCTTTATGAGTTAAAGTACAACCCGTTTGAATATGGGGCACATCTTGCTTCGTTTTACACGGCCACAGGCGAATCAGAAAACAATCTTTTACTCGCCCCTTTGGTGATCCCTCTGTGCAGCCACCCTGTTTTTGGCCAAAAGTTATTCAACTCTAACAAGAGAAGTACTATTTGGTCGGTTTTTGACGATCGTACCAAGCTCTACGATCTGCAGGAAAGAATTCATGGATTTCAAGCATTAACAGAGCAATGCATTCAATATTGCTTAATCAATGATTGGTTATCCGTAAACGAACAGAATTTATCCATTCTGACATGTGATGGTTCTGATTCAGCATTTACCTATCAAAAAAGTGCAGAGAAGTTGGGACGGTTATTCAGAGGTCACTCGGTGGTTGAGATTTATGCGTTTTTAGGAGTGAAGCCGCGATGA